One Kitasatospora sp. NBC_01266 genomic window carries:
- a CDS encoding ABC transporter ATP-binding protein: MTAATDPAPHGPLLHAEDVDVVRDGRHLLRAISLTIEPGEHWAVLGANGAGKSTLLGLLGAVSHPTRGVVRVLGRQLGRVDIRELRAHLGHVNPRHPLRSPLTVREVVLTGLTNSIEPELRRQPSTEQVRHAEELIATLGMSRRIEAPWTTLSQGERGRTLIARALMPQPRLLLLDEPATGLDLTAREQLLSSLDELREQHPQLASVLVTHHLEELPSSTTHALLLREGECVGRGPAAETITTELVSACFDHPIRITREDGRWAARAARRATAVR, translated from the coding sequence ATGACCGCCGCCACCGACCCCGCACCGCACGGCCCGCTGCTGCACGCCGAGGACGTCGACGTGGTGCGCGACGGCCGCCATCTGCTGCGCGCCATCTCGCTGACCATCGAACCCGGCGAACACTGGGCCGTACTCGGGGCCAACGGGGCCGGCAAGAGCACCCTGCTCGGCCTGCTCGGCGCCGTCTCGCACCCCACCCGGGGTGTGGTGCGGGTGCTCGGCCGGCAGTTGGGCCGGGTGGACATCCGGGAACTGCGCGCGCACCTGGGCCATGTGAACCCCCGCCATCCGCTGCGCTCGCCACTGACCGTGCGCGAGGTGGTGCTGACCGGCCTGACCAACAGCATCGAGCCCGAGCTGCGGCGCCAGCCCAGCACCGAACAGGTGCGGCACGCCGAGGAGTTGATCGCCACCCTCGGCATGAGCCGCCGGATCGAGGCCCCCTGGACCACCCTCTCGCAGGGCGAGCGCGGCCGGACCCTGATCGCCCGCGCCCTGATGCCCCAGCCGCGCCTGCTGCTGCTCGACGAGCCCGCCACCGGGCTCGATCTGACCGCCCGCGAGCAACTGCTCAGCAGCCTGGACGAGTTGCGCGAACAGCACCCGCAGCTGGCCAGCGTGCTGGTCACGCACCACCTGGAGGAGCTGCCCAGCAGCACCACGCACGCCCTGCTGCTGCGCGAGGGCGAGTGCGTGGGGCGCGGGCCGGCCGCCGAGACCATCACCACCGAGCTGGTCAGCGCCTGCTTCGACCACCCGATCAGGATCACCCGGGAGGACGGCCGGTGGGCCGCACGGGCGGCTCGGCGGGCTACCGCCGTGCGCTGA
- a CDS encoding esterase/lipase family protein yields the protein MSGTPLRSTLPRTGLPRTGFGRRLTSLALGCGLLGAALAGAAAPAQAATRGATDPIAAAQALAAPGVPGANNWSCHPSAAHPRPVVLVHGTFANGSVNWLTIAPALASDGYCVYALTYGTMPNVPVLAAIAPVADSAQQLATFVDGVLAATGSGQVDIVGHSQGGMMPRYYLKFDGGAAKVHTLVGLAPSNHGTTLDGLTTLAQSFPGAQAVVSSACPACADQEVGSAMLQQLNAGGDTMPGVDYTVIATEDDEVVTPYTSQFLSGPNVENVTVQQLCPLNHPDHVLMAVDLVVLHEVRHALDPAEVGEANCSANLTG from the coding sequence ATGTCCGGAACACCTCTGCGCTCCACCCTGCCCAGAACCGGCCTGCCCAGAACCGGCTTCGGCCGCCGCCTCACCTCGCTGGCCCTCGGCTGCGGCCTGCTCGGTGCCGCGCTGGCCGGCGCCGCCGCCCCCGCCCAGGCCGCCACCCGTGGCGCCACCGACCCGATCGCCGCCGCCCAGGCGCTGGCCGCCCCCGGCGTGCCCGGGGCCAACAACTGGTCCTGCCACCCGAGCGCGGCCCACCCGCGCCCGGTCGTGCTGGTCCACGGCACCTTCGCCAACGGCTCGGTCAACTGGCTGACCATCGCCCCCGCACTGGCCTCCGACGGCTACTGCGTCTACGCCCTCACCTACGGCACGATGCCGAACGTGCCGGTGCTCGCGGCGATCGCCCCGGTGGCCGACTCCGCCCAGCAGTTGGCCACCTTCGTGGACGGCGTGCTGGCGGCGACCGGCAGCGGCCAGGTCGACATCGTCGGCCACAGCCAGGGCGGCATGATGCCGCGCTACTACCTGAAGTTCGACGGTGGCGCGGCCAAGGTGCACACCCTGGTCGGCCTCGCGCCGAGCAACCACGGCACCACCCTGGACGGCCTCACCACGCTGGCCCAGTCCTTCCCCGGCGCCCAGGCCGTGGTCAGCTCCGCCTGCCCCGCCTGCGCGGACCAGGAGGTCGGCTCGGCCATGCTCCAGCAGCTCAACGCGGGCGGCGACACCATGCCGGGCGTCGACTACACCGTGATCGCCACCGAGGACGACGAGGTGGTCACCCCCTACACCTCGCAGTTCCTCAGCGGTCCGAACGTGGAGAACGTGACGGTCCAGCAGCTCTGCCCGCTCAACCACCCCGACCACGTGCTGATGGCCGTCGACCTGGTGGTGCTGCACGAGGTCCGGCACGCGCTCGACCCCGCCGAGGTGGGCGAGGCGAACTGCTCCGCCAACCTGACGGGCTGA
- a CDS encoding cation transporter codes for MPIVREISRQTLLRRGIAFACATLGWQVAGIAVLAVAALAARSVALAGLGLDSLLEAGASAVVLGELTGTGKAHRQLALRLVGGGFALLAGYLAIQSTLVLVDGFHARHSPLGIGWTAATAAVLSALAAGQARTGAALDNQVLRTEARVALVYGALAVAVLLGLLLGSVLGWWWADPLVGYLLAAYAAREALGIFRAKR; via the coding sequence GTGCCGATCGTTCGCGAGATCTCCCGCCAGACCCTGCTACGCCGGGGCATCGCCTTCGCCTGCGCCACCCTCGGCTGGCAGGTCGCCGGGATCGCCGTCCTCGCGGTGGCGGCGCTCGCCGCGCGATCGGTGGCGCTGGCCGGGCTCGGCCTGGACTCGCTGCTCGAGGCGGGGGCCTCGGCGGTCGTGCTCGGGGAGCTGACCGGAACCGGCAAGGCGCACCGGCAACTGGCGCTGCGGCTGGTCGGCGGCGGCTTCGCGCTGCTGGCCGGCTATCTCGCGATCCAGTCGACGCTGGTGCTGGTCGACGGCTTCCACGCGCGCCACTCGCCGCTGGGCATCGGCTGGACCGCCGCCACCGCCGCCGTGTTGTCCGCCCTCGCGGCGGGCCAGGCCCGCACGGGGGCCGCGCTCGACAACCAGGTGCTGCGCACCGAGGCGCGGGTGGCCCTGGTCTACGGGGCGCTCGCCGTCGCCGTGCTGCTCGGGCTGCTGCTCGGCAGCGTGCTGGGCTGGTGGTGGGCCGACCCGCTGGTGGGATACCTGCTGGCGGCGTACGCGGCGCGCGAGGCGCTGGGGATCTTCCGGGCGAAGCGCTGA
- a CDS encoding RidA family protein encodes MPVDARLTEVPDLAPGPGYAHAVVTSGRLAFVSGQVAIDGDGELVGAGDVAAQARQAMRNLRAVLRELGADWDNVVRFGWYLLDVGEVQAIRDARDEFIRPVLGEQANPASTLVEVSSLFRPGFLVEVDAVVALP; translated from the coding sequence ATGCCTGTCGATGCCCGACTCACCGAGGTGCCGGACCTCGCGCCCGGCCCCGGCTACGCGCACGCCGTGGTCACCTCCGGCCGACTCGCCTTCGTCTCGGGGCAGGTGGCGATCGACGGCGACGGCGAGCTGGTCGGTGCGGGCGATGTGGCGGCGCAGGCCAGGCAGGCGATGCGCAATCTGCGGGCGGTCCTGCGGGAGTTGGGCGCCGACTGGGACAACGTCGTGCGGTTCGGCTGGTACCTGCTGGACGTCGGTGAGGTGCAGGCGATCCGCGATGCGCGCGACGAGTTCATCCGGCCGGTGCTGGGCGAGCAGGCCAACCCGGCCAGCACGCTGGTCGAGGTCTCCTCGCTGTTCCGCCCCGGGTTCCTGGTCGAGGTCGACGCGGTCGTCGCACTGCCGTAG
- a CDS encoding class I SAM-dependent methyltransferase, translating to MISDADAAALYDLLNPWDPGHRPEDRFYNELVMAADSVLDVGCGTGAMLIRAREQGHHGRLVGLDPDRAALARAQRRTDIDWIEGTAAQADRVDRAGAGFELATMTGHAFQCLLTDDELRSSLAAIHASLRPGGRFAFETRHPRARAWEGWNPSNVLDFEAFGRPLRLWHEVDSVTADVVTFDGTMATPDGTVLQADRTSLRFLDVAPLNAFLAAAGFEIEAQYGYWGGEPVTGAGAREIITIARRVR from the coding sequence GTGATCTCGGACGCCGACGCCGCCGCGCTGTACGACCTGCTGAACCCCTGGGACCCGGGCCACCGCCCCGAGGACCGCTTCTACAACGAGCTGGTGATGGCGGCGGATTCGGTCCTGGACGTCGGCTGCGGCACCGGCGCGATGCTGATCCGGGCCCGCGAACAGGGCCACCACGGCCGCCTGGTCGGCCTGGACCCGGACCGCGCCGCGCTGGCCCGGGCCCAGCGGCGGACCGACATCGACTGGATCGAGGGTACGGCTGCCCAGGCGGACCGGGTTGACCGGGCCGGCGCCGGCTTCGAGCTCGCGACGATGACCGGCCACGCCTTCCAGTGCCTGCTCACCGACGACGAGCTGCGCTCCTCCCTGGCCGCGATCCACGCATCCCTGCGCCCGGGCGGCCGCTTCGCCTTCGAGACCCGGCACCCGAGGGCGCGGGCCTGGGAAGGCTGGAACCCGTCCAACGTGCTCGACTTCGAGGCCTTCGGGCGTCCGTTGCGCCTGTGGCACGAGGTCGACTCCGTCACCGCCGACGTGGTCACCTTCGACGGGACGATGGCCACACCGGACGGCACCGTGCTCCAGGCCGACCGGACCAGCCTGCGCTTCCTCGACGTGGCGCCGCTCAACGCGTTCCTCGCCGCTGCGGGCTTCGAGATCGAGGCGCAGTACGGCTACTGGGGCGGCGAGCCGGTCACCGGGGCCGGGGCCCGGGAGATCATCACGATCGCCCGGCGCGTGCGGTAG
- a CDS encoding transglycosylase domain-containing protein produces the protein MVSKSPSRASRPLVLLSSGVRLIGASGVAGVLLAGMALPFVGGVGLGAKASVDNFNSLPSDFKTPPLSQASTIYDANNGVIATVYDRDRTVVPSDQISPLVKSALVDIEDNRFYQHGAIDPKGLARALDSNASGGGTQGASTLTQQYVKNVFVDEAGDDAAAVQQAQRQTIGRKIQEMKYAISVEQTLTKDQILTNYLNITFFGENAYGIEAASQRYFSTDAKDLTLPEAALLAGIEQSPTNYDPIVHKANAKERRDTVLKKMAQYGTITQAAADQAINTPIQLTVTPPQQGCITAKAGEGFFCDYVKQIMLSDPAFGASTADRQALWNRGGLQIHTTLDPKAQNAVNQSMADNANASDKPAAVMSVVQPGTGKILAMGQSHPYGLGTNQTTMNLNVSHAMGGGQGFPTGSTFKPIVAAAAMENGMGDDTNLTVPYSMPWPEMKDCQGGRFKSSGEVHNDSTAEAGDIGMPLALSASINTYFATLEGQVGLCTVDQMANKLGITQQAGGQKLQVVPAMTLGVNSLTPLQMAGVYATFASHGVFCDPIAISSVTGPDGKSVAVPSANCSQVMSANTADTMTAMLKGVVQDGGTASGQGLAGRDSAGKTGTTDKALQAWFIGYTPDVVGATVVSDTGTQQPLEGQVLGGSPIEQAFGGQVAGPVWHEAMQAIVAGTPVNSFPPISLPSAPALNPPTSPTDGSSPSGGASPGQ, from the coding sequence ATGGTGTCGAAGTCCCCTTCCCGCGCTTCCCGTCCACTGGTGCTGCTCTCCTCAGGCGTCCGCCTGATCGGTGCGAGCGGCGTGGCCGGTGTCCTGCTGGCCGGCATGGCTCTTCCGTTCGTAGGCGGAGTTGGCCTGGGCGCGAAGGCCTCGGTCGACAACTTCAACAGTCTGCCGAGCGACTTCAAGACGCCGCCGCTCTCCCAGGCCTCCACGATCTACGACGCGAACAACGGCGTGATCGCCACCGTCTACGACCGCGACCGCACCGTGGTGCCGAGTGACCAGATATCCCCGCTGGTGAAGTCGGCGCTGGTCGACATCGAGGACAACCGCTTCTACCAGCACGGCGCCATCGACCCCAAGGGCCTGGCGCGGGCGCTGGACAGCAACGCGAGCGGTGGCGGCACCCAGGGCGCCTCCACGCTGACCCAGCAGTACGTCAAGAACGTCTTCGTCGACGAGGCCGGTGACGACGCGGCAGCCGTGCAGCAGGCACAGCGCCAGACCATCGGCCGCAAGATCCAGGAGATGAAGTACGCGATCAGCGTCGAGCAGACGCTGACCAAGGACCAGATCCTGACCAACTACCTCAACATCACCTTCTTCGGTGAGAACGCCTACGGGATCGAGGCGGCGTCCCAGCGGTACTTCAGCACCGACGCGAAGGACCTGACGCTCCCGGAAGCAGCCCTGCTGGCCGGCATCGAGCAGTCGCCCACCAACTACGACCCGATCGTGCACAAGGCCAACGCCAAGGAACGACGCGACACGGTGCTGAAGAAGATGGCCCAGTACGGGACCATCACCCAGGCCGCGGCCGACCAGGCGATCAACACCCCGATCCAGCTCACGGTCACCCCGCCGCAGCAGGGCTGCATCACGGCCAAGGCGGGCGAGGGCTTCTTCTGCGACTACGTGAAGCAGATCATGCTCTCGGACCCGGCGTTCGGCGCCAGCACCGCCGACCGGCAGGCGCTGTGGAACCGGGGCGGGCTGCAGATCCACACCACCCTGGACCCGAAGGCGCAGAACGCGGTCAACCAGTCGATGGCGGACAACGCGAACGCCTCCGACAAGCCGGCGGCCGTGATGAGCGTGGTGCAGCCGGGCACCGGCAAGATCCTGGCGATGGGGCAGAGCCACCCCTACGGTCTGGGCACCAACCAGACCACGATGAACCTCAACGTCAGCCATGCGATGGGCGGCGGCCAGGGCTTCCCGACCGGCTCGACCTTCAAGCCGATCGTGGCCGCCGCCGCGATGGAGAACGGCATGGGCGATGACACGAACCTCACCGTGCCGTACAGCATGCCCTGGCCCGAGATGAAGGACTGCCAGGGCGGCCGCTTCAAGTCGAGCGGCGAGGTCCACAACGACTCCACCGCGGAGGCCGGGGACATCGGCATGCCGCTGGCACTGTCCGCGTCGATCAACACCTACTTCGCCACGCTGGAGGGCCAGGTCGGGCTCTGCACGGTCGATCAGATGGCCAACAAGCTCGGCATCACCCAGCAGGCCGGCGGCCAGAAGCTCCAGGTGGTCCCCGCGATGACGCTGGGCGTCAACTCCCTGACGCCGCTGCAGATGGCGGGCGTGTACGCGACCTTCGCCTCGCACGGCGTCTTCTGCGACCCGATCGCGATCAGCTCGGTGACCGGCCCGGACGGCAAGAGCGTGGCCGTCCCGTCGGCCAACTGCTCCCAGGTCATGTCGGCGAACACCGCCGACACGATGACCGCGATGCTCAAGGGCGTGGTGCAGGACGGCGGCACCGCCAGCGGCCAGGGTCTGGCCGGTCGTGACTCCGCCGGTAAGACCGGCACCACCGACAAGGCCCTGCAGGCCTGGTTCATCGGCTACACCCCGGACGTGGTGGGCGCCACCGTGGTCAGTGACACCGGCACCCAGCAGCCGCTGGAGGGGCAGGTCCTCGGCGGCAGCCCGATCGAGCAGGCCTTCGGTGGCCAGGTCGCGGGCCCGGTCTGGCACGAGGCGATGCAGGCCATCGTGGCCGGCACCCCGGTCAACAGCTTCCCCCCCATCTCGCTGCCCAGCGCACCCGCGCTGAACCCCCCCACCAGCCCGACCGACGGCTCCAGCCCGAGCGGCGGGGCCAGCCCCGGCCAGTGA
- a CDS encoding MarR family transcriptional regulator: protein MATHHAIAAPGYGKRSAPSQYPSGPDDFAHLPDREAEIARHIDGLPEGAAVDIKSLARALARYGQQAVSTVLRALIRKGHLRRVRETVGDGLTQWVSRTYFSRTPRSATWWEKFLNDRESSGRTDPAPAPPARSFSYRALASLAAADRRMMLSAAECAELEALAAEWFARGVTVEQFRFAMTNGLPATVQCPGAFARKRLIDRLPPARDTEPQPPSERLTECQGCHRPARPTALRDGLCRSCWEEEPAPGEGRAGDSRAGDSRAGDSRAGGQEQETPTGMIAGIRAAIRERRAPREVSPAAGPPPPAAPTPPPAGPSARRSTTLHDRYGPAPTRSAAAPADSRPGTAAPPPAESPPGSRR, encoded by the coding sequence GTGGCTACTCACCATGCTATCGCCGCCCCCGGCTACGGCAAGCGGTCCGCGCCGTCGCAATACCCGAGCGGGCCGGACGACTTCGCTCACCTGCCCGACCGCGAGGCCGAAATCGCCCGCCACATCGACGGCCTGCCCGAAGGCGCGGCCGTCGACATCAAGTCCCTCGCCCGCGCGCTCGCCCGCTACGGGCAGCAGGCCGTGAGCACCGTGCTCCGTGCGCTCATCCGCAAAGGCCACCTGCGCCGGGTGCGCGAGACGGTGGGCGACGGCCTGACCCAGTGGGTCTCCCGGACGTACTTCTCGCGCACGCCGCGCAGCGCCACCTGGTGGGAGAAGTTCCTCAACGACCGCGAAAGCAGTGGGCGCACGGACCCCGCGCCCGCGCCCCCGGCGCGCTCCTTCTCCTACCGGGCGCTGGCCTCGCTGGCCGCCGCCGACCGGCGGATGATGCTCTCGGCCGCCGAGTGCGCGGAGTTGGAGGCGCTCGCCGCCGAGTGGTTCGCGCGCGGAGTGACCGTCGAGCAGTTCCGCTTCGCGATGACCAACGGCTTGCCCGCGACCGTGCAGTGCCCCGGTGCGTTCGCGCGCAAGCGGCTGATCGACCGGCTGCCGCCGGCGCGGGACACCGAGCCGCAGCCGCCGTCCGAGCGGCTGACGGAGTGCCAGGGCTGCCACCGCCCGGCCCGCCCGACCGCGCTGCGGGACGGGCTCTGCCGCAGCTGCTGGGAGGAGGAACCGGCACCGGGCGAGGGCCGGGCAGGCGACAGCCGGGCAGGCGACAGCCGGGCAGGCGACAGCCGGGCAGGCGGCCAGGAACAGGAGACACCGACCGGGATGATCGCCGGGATCCGGGCCGCGATCCGGGAGCGCAGAGCGCCCCGAGAGGTCAGCCCTGCTGCCGGGCCGCCGCCACCAGCAGCTCCGACGCCGCCTCCGGCAGGTCCAAGTGCCCGGAGATCCACGACGCTTCATGACCGGTACGGGCCAGCACCCACGCGGTCTGCAGCCGCCCCAGCGGACAGCCGGCCAGGTACGGCCGCACCGCCTCCAGCGGAAAGCCCGCCAGGCTCTCGGCGGTGA
- a CDS encoding MgtC/SapB family protein, with amino-acid sequence MHALSTLDFLLRLGTGVLCGAVIGVERQWRARMAGLRTNALVATGATLFVLYSEAVGDTSSPTRVASYVVSGIGFLGGGVILRDGAGVRGLNTAATLWCSAAAGVLAASGKYGFAVIGTLAVIAVHVVGRPAGRLLDRVPAAGTDPDAVVEANLHLRCDRSSETHIRALLLQALTSSGLTPTGLRARRETPETTSLRASLSVSGDVASALEQVISRLSLEPGVRDLHWHLDEEEDVNQALA; translated from the coding sequence ATGCACGCCCTGTCCACCCTCGACTTCCTGCTCCGACTGGGTACCGGCGTCCTGTGCGGTGCCGTGATCGGGGTCGAACGCCAGTGGCGGGCCCGGATGGCCGGCCTGCGCACCAACGCGCTGGTCGCCACCGGGGCCACCCTGTTCGTGCTCTACAGCGAGGCCGTCGGCGACACCAGCAGCCCGACCCGGGTGGCCTCCTACGTGGTCTCCGGTATCGGGTTCCTCGGCGGTGGCGTGATCCTGCGTGACGGCGCCGGGGTGCGCGGCCTCAACACCGCTGCCACGCTCTGGTGCTCGGCCGCCGCCGGGGTGCTGGCCGCCTCCGGCAAGTACGGCTTCGCCGTGATCGGGACGCTGGCCGTGATCGCCGTCCACGTGGTCGGCCGTCCCGCCGGACGCCTGCTCGACCGGGTCCCGGCCGCCGGCACCGACCCCGACGCGGTGGTCGAGGCCAACCTGCACCTGCGCTGCGACCGCAGCTCCGAGACCCATATCCGGGCCCTGCTGCTCCAGGCCCTCACCAGCTCGGGCCTCACCCCGACCGGCCTGCGGGCCCGCCGGGAGACCCCGGAGACCACCAGCCTGCGCGCCTCGCTCTCGGTCAGCGGTGACGTGGCCAGCGCGTTGGAGCAGGTGATCTCCCGGCTCTCGCTGGAGCCGGGGGTGCGGGATCTGCACTGGCACCTGGACGAGGAGGAGGACGTTAACCAGGCGTTGGCGTGA